attagaaaggggagggagggggaagtaaagagaaaagaggtaaagagacacagaggacagaagagggagacaggaacagaaagagaggaaTAAAATTATGTATTAAGAACGGCATGtagccggtggtggtggtggtggtggtggtggtggtggtggtggtggtggtggtggtggtggcgaacgcctttaatgtGGGGGCCCAAAAGATTGATTATGATATTTTGGAGCATGGGCCTCAAGCTCTATCCCAGGAGCTcgaatctcacattgtcttttagatggcaGCTGGTTTCCaccagatggcttggcctcaatggagaatgtctcctagtttgtataacaacagacctaggccctgggtgggcctaCACATATTCTGAGGGCTTTTACGTtcctagggactggtgagaggctgggGAGGACGTGCAGTTTTAGAGGTGCCTCtaagattaaaggaaatatttgatatcagctttatacacgATAATGGATGTCTTCTGatatcacccccactgttggaaagcaatttaagaggatgcttgaataaactggaCTCCAGTCTCCagatggactgagagccctcctgagatgacaagatgtctgtgtcttgtCCTTAATgctgttgggtagctaggagtttcccggtCCAGCATTCCCCCATTCAGGGATGGACCTGGCGGGTCTGatcgcagccccaaagacatcagtgcAGAATAGATAGCCGCTGTAGTGGTGGGACTAATACTAGCTGATCCCtggcactttaatcccagcatttgggaggcagaggcaggcggatatctgagtttgaggccaatctggtctacagagtaagttccaggacagccatggtgttatcttatttttattgtatttttttagggggggggatagtttgagatagggtttctctgtggctttggagacttgtcctggaacttgatcttgtataccaggctgatctcgaactcagagatctgcttgcctctgcctccgagtgctgggattaaaggtgaagggaccagcttcccttttggcagccataacggccaaacacgtgctctatgaccttgtcttagtcactagaaagtcagatgcctgcctcgtgacaaggaaccaatcagaagttagctggtggcgctatgctttacgaccctgggtgtactttccGTAAAGTtgcaagcacacagcaatgacgcaaagcatagcaaccaccctgggagggcctatgggccataacaaccaattggccaatcaacacaaggcaagccctccaagactggaggcacaccaatagtgagcctatgcgtacccctagacactctgccctataagatctcttgagaggccctaggagctgtctttttcgagccatctgccatggcgggtgggtgaaagacccgagctaacatggggttagctcgttaaatcacaataaagcctcatgcagtttacatcaagctctcgaatccgcctagtgattggggtgacctcgaacgtggcctgggaccccgatacctgagttttccaggggtctaacaaaggcatgcaccaccaatgcccagatccCTGTGTGGTGTTATCTTGCACAAATAAATCCTGTTTGAaggtcagagggtggagcttgacaccagctaaccatagagatctggagggctggacagacaggaagtgaggtagctgggcagaaacagtatataagcagggagaaattgGAGCAAATCACTCTTCTCTCTTGAGACGCTAAGGACATAAGTTGTGGTGggggcttgctccttctctctgatctctcagcatttccctctatatctaagttcggctttttattatctattccAATTAACTCCATTTacaaccctttctcaaaaaacttcGTGGgggggggtctggagagatggctcagtggttaagagcactggctgctcttccagaggtcctgagttcaattcccagcacccacatggcagcacacaactgtctgtagctccagttctgggggatctgacttcacaccaatgtacataaaataaggttaaataaataatagtaaaaaaaaaaaaaaaacttcttaggCTGGAGCTTGGGGGGATCATGGCAGCTCTCTGAAAGTTTGTATAATGTGGAGAAGACATATAGACAAGGTGCCTTTACTTAGGAGAAATGTATTTtgagaagtcattttattttttaaaagattaatttatttatgtgcattggtgtttttcctgcatatatgtctgtgtgaggatgaatgatcccctggaactgttgttacagacagctgtgagctgccatgtgggtgctgggaatcaaacccgggtcctctggaagagcagccagtgctcttaacccctgggccatctctccagtcccattagAAAAATGGTAAGcatgtgccttttttttttttttttttttttttttagaacactGACTCCGAGGCATTCAGCATCCAATGGCACAGGAGTCACACTCTGATCAATAAATACCCAAGTGGAAGCaaaggtatatttttttcttcccttgagTTAAATACGAAGGGAAGCACCTTACTTAGAAGCCCAGGTCTCTATAAGATTGCAAGTCCAGAACTGAGAGGGTACATTAGACCACAGACTAGTGAGCATGGAGACTGGTCACTGCTTACCTTAGGCAGGCATTTCTACAGGGTAAAGACCACACTAGCTGATCGCCGGTACTAAGGATGCTTTCAGCACAGCTAGGAGCTCTTGACTGCAATACCCTCTGCTTTCCTAGCAAGTTAAGATCAAGGCTGTGGGCATCACATGCAAATTCGTACCAAACTGGTTCTGGCTGTAGCAGGCCACACGCGACGAGAATTAAAGCCCTGCGCAGCGGAAACGCGTGGACAGCACGTGGCCACATCCGGCGCGCCTCGGAACTAGCGGCTATGGACGTAGGTGCTGACGAGTTTGCAGAGACCCTCTCATTCCTGCACGATATCATCGATGAGGCAGACTTTGTGGGTAAGGTACCTGGGGTGGCAGGCCCTGTCATCAGAGTCGCCTGTCAGGGAGAGCCTGCGGACTGGTGTGTGTGGTTCAGTACTAGGTGGGTCTCCAGGCCAGAGGGGCTCATAGAACCGAGAGGAGGTTTTCTCACTCCTGCAGGGGCCTGAAGCAATCAAACCCACCGCTCCTGCTTCTGTTGTCCGGACAGCCCTGTTTGAAACAGTATGCCAggttcctgttttcttttattgactAAATTGGCTTCTTGAGTACCCAGGTGTACACTCGTACCACCTGGAGCATTTACAGTGTGAAAGGTGGCTTGCTGTATGTATGCCCGAGGATCTGTCTATTTTGCTTTCCCGTAGGTCTCGACATAGAGTTCACAGGTCTGCGTTCAAACTCGTCCCGGCCCCAGCAGATCAGGTACGGCTGTCTAACAGTCCAGAGAGGCCCCTCACCAATGTCTCTTTAATTAGGCCTTGCCAGACTAGCACTGTTTCCCAGCAGGCTCCTGTTGGTGTTGCCTTTTTTTAATGGTTTGTGTTgggtatttgggggggggggcgttgggGGATGGGTTGCTCCCACCTGTTAAGAGTTATGCCTTTTTTTTGGTCAAATGCTGGTAGGTGTTCCCTAATTGTGTTAACAAAGACAACCAACCGGTCTCAGATTGAGAGTAGCTGAGCCTGCCCCAGAGGCCTGCTGCCTGTATCTGAGACACCTCTTTCTTCACAGTCTCTTTGATTTGCCATCCGAGTGGTATATGAAGACCCGGCAGAGTGTTCAGCAATTTACAATATGTCAGATTGGTGAGTCTGATGTTCAACTCTTTGTTGTGGATCGTTTaagaagggtttttttgtttctggtctttcaagacagggtttctctgtattgctttggaggttgtcttggaaccaggctggccttgaactcagagatgcctgcctctgtctccctagtgctgggataaaagatgtgagccaccaccaacCGACTCaagaagatttttttgtttgtttgtttgtttttgttgttgttgttttgtttttcgagacaggatttctcagtattgctttggagcctgttttggaactctgctctgtagaccaaccaggctggcctcgaattcacagagatttgcctgcctcccgagtgctgggattaaagttgtgcagtgcaccaccaatgcctggcaatttgtactttttttttcagaatgaagTAGGAGTTTATGGCTGCAgttcaaggttttgttttttcccttgatttagaaatctcatttttaaaaacagctaaatttttatgttttagttgAAGAGTATTTGTTCTTGAGATCTGATTTCAGGGAATTAGTGTATCTTTAGTCAGGGATGTTTGTTTGAAagcagatccgcctgcctctgcctcctgagtatggggattaaaggtgtgtgccaccaatgcctgactcaGAAGGTTTTTTACTGTCTGGGTTTTCTGTTGCTCTAtgaccattttcttcttttggtttttggagacagggtttctctgtagttttggagcctgtcctagaattagtgcttgtagaccaggctggttctgaactcacagagatccgcctgcctctgcttcccaagtgcattATTTTGTGGCCTAAACAGAACAGTGGTCAGGGATAATCCCTGTTTAAACTATTCCATCATTTGAGCAAAAATATGTGTGGGAGTCTATTATCAAACAGACCTGGTCATATATACAGTTCCATAGACATAGTGTCCTACATAAGGTATATTTAGTAACTACTTGTTtataattaaatgcatttttatatttgCACACTGTTACACTTTTGTGCATCTGAGATAGTTCTGTCCTTGAGACAGAATTAGATGTATACTACCAATCATCCACAATGTTTTTAGTTACCCATACCAGCAACAGTGAGTGTTCATTCCTATAAAAAACCCTGGGAATTAATGAGTCTGAATTTTTAATTCAACTTGATAGACTAAAAAATACTCtgatttacattttataataCTGGGGTCACAAACTTTATGTGAAGGACTAGATAGTAGCTAAGGTTTTGTAGGTGACATTTCTTTTACCAGGCCTGCCTTTGTAATAGGGGTCCTGAATTTTCCAGTAAAATGAATTACAAAACAAGCTCTGGGCCAAGTTTTATGGACCCCTGCTTTTTCTGGAGAtgaacatctgtgtgtgtgcgcacatctGCATTCCCTTCTATtcttaggctttttttttcttatatatttgagAAATATAAGAAATTGCTCTCAAGGTTTTTTGTTCTCCATGTTTGAGTGGCTTATTTGCCTAGTAATACAGGGATTTTCAAAGTAGTCAAgtatgtctgttttgtttattttgagcttttaaaatttaaagttgatTCATCATGAGTGTGGGACACattctgtccttccacctttacatcaGTTCCAGGGATTAAATTTGGGTTTATGTGTAAGTGCCTttgtccactgagtcatctcctgagacagaatctcataccGAAACCTGGGATCGCCTTAAACTTACAAAATCTTCCTGTCTTAACCTCTGGAGAAATGTAGCCAAATTCTaatactcctgcctctacctcctgagtactgggattacaggtgtgtgtaaTCGTGGCTCATTTTTAAAGCTACGAAAATGTTGATCTGCTACTTCAGTGCTTTGAAAAGTGGCCATCATTACATTTTGGTAATTTCAGCACAAGCTATGGTGTGGCAGACCTCATGCTGCAGGTCTGTTTTTCAGAAGGGTGGTTTCCCCTTTCTGCAGCCTTCTCTGTCTGTGGGTGCAAAGCATGGGCAGCAGTGTTTGGTCTTTGCTTGACATCAGGTGGCTTTGCCTCTCAGTATTCATTACTTCTGCTGTTTTTCTAGGTTTGTCTGTGTTTTCCAGCATTGAAGGAGAATCAAACAAGTATGTATCACATAACAGCTGTACTACAAACagcttttcctgtctctgtttggCAGCTTTGCCTTGAGCATCTGAATCACTTTGCCCTGGACACTCTCTGTTTTGACTTCTGGCTCTTGCATACATGCTGTGCTCTGAAGTAGTACAGTACAGTCTGTGTGGGGGTCTCCCCTGCCCTGTGTCTTAAAGTGCCCGggctctcctttctttcccatcaGCTGGTCCTTGTACATCTTTGGGAAGTAGTAAAGTGTGTTGACATCTAGAGAGACTTTGAGCTGCCTGGAAGCTCTCAGGTGCCAGCAGTCAAAAGAATGCTGCACCTTTTGGGGCACCCCTGCCTGGAAGCTGTTGCAGGAACCTGACCCATGTGTGTTGGGGGTTACCTCCATGCTGCTCTGGCTGAATATCTGGAGCCTTTGGGTGGACCATGGACCTATTTCTGCTTTAGACTTTGCTCCTCAAGGACAGTATTATTGCCTATTTTCTTTGGCCACTAGACAGAGCACCTAAATACATTCAGATTTCAGAAAACATTCAGCTCcttaagaaataaaaacccagCCCAACCCAGGGCCTGATATATGAGCCAGGCTAGTTTGTCTGTCCTGAACCAGGCTTCTCATCACTGTCTCTACTTTATAGGTATGTAGCCCATTCCTGtaacttctttctcttccctacaACGTTTGGGATCTTGGACTCGGAGTTCTCTTTCCAGGCGTCTAGTGTTCAGTTTTTGAATCAGTATGGCTTCGACTATAACAAGGTATGAACCTGAAGGAGGGGGCCATGGCTGGGTACTCTGAATGTTCTGTGCCAAGGTGTCCCCTCACTCTGCTGCCCGGCCCTCAGACAGCTCTCACtgttctcttgttctcttcctgACTTCAGTTCCTCAAAAATGGAATCCCATACATGAATGAAGAGCAGGAGAAGAAAATTAGGGAGAGCATCTTGAGAGGGAACTGGAGAGTCCGAAGGTGGGTTCACACTCCCAAGTGCCTTTGCTTTCCTTATTGCTGTGTTTCCCACCTCTGGCTGGGATGGCTTTGGCCACCTGTACTTTCCTGAGAGGCCAAAACACtgcccatttcctcctcctttcaaCTCCCATGAGAACATTACTTTAATCTTGGGGGGAAAAAGTAGTTTCGGAGGtgaggctcagttggtaaaatgattGCCGTGAAGAACCCCAGTTTGATCCttaaaacacacatttttgtCTGCACCTGTATGTGCCTGATGCCTAGGGAGGCCAGAatagtatcagatcccctggaactggagttgaagAAGGTCAAGCCACCAGGTAGTGCTGGGAATtgtgagcctgggtcctctagaagagcatccagtgctcttaattgctgagtcatctctccagcccccattttaaatttttaatattttgttactTGGAGAAAGAACTTAGATTTCTGACAGAGGAGCAGAGGGTGCATCTATGTCCTGTCTTTCTGCATTTCCACCAACATTTCTGCCTCCCTGTGTCCATTTTCAGTTCTCTGGATAAAGACCAAATTAAGGTGGTGATTGACAAGGTGACTAGGTGGCTGGATCTGGCTGAGGAAGGTGACCGGATGACTCTTCCTGGTATTGCTGGTAGGCAAGAGGCCATTCCTCCCCACCTGGGAGCACAGGGAGTGTCTCGGCAATGCACTAGGGGGTGGGGAATAATGCATCTTCTTTGCGAGAAGTCCTAATCTTAGATGCTTCATGACTGGGTCTTGACATTGCTCAGGAGGTAGCTAATCCTGAGGTGAAAGTCCTGACCTGAATTCCCAAGTCCCAAAGGCTTTTTAACCTGCATTGAGGGTCAAGGGTAGAGACTCACTCATGAGCCATTGTTTCCATCCCACTGGAATGCTTGTTTTAGTAACTTGTGGCAATCTGATCCCTCCTGTAGGTAATGCTCAGAGCAGCCTCTGTAGACCCTTTGTCATGAGTCTATGAGGTCAAAACTATCTTAAGGTTGCTTGGCtgtgacaattttttaaaatcacactcttgaagatttatctatttatgatgtgtacagtgttctgcctgcatgtatgcctgcaggccagaagagggcaccagatctcatagatagttgtgagccaccatgtggatgctgggcattgaactcaggacctctgagtgctcttaacctctgagctatctctagcCCAGCTGTGACACTGTCCTGGTGCTGTAGTAATGAGGGTAAAATCTTCCTGCACCGTGGCACAAGCTATGGTAGGCTCAGCTCTGCTGGTAGCCACTGTACTCTTCCTGGCCACTCAGGCTCAGAAAGGAAACTTTACATCTGGAACAGCTGAGTGCCTGTGTGTATTCAATGGAGATGAAAGTGGGTGgcatctccagccccagctacTGTTTCTgctgcaatttttttctttttagtatttgttttaagcatatgtgtgttttgcccacatatatgtatatgtaccatatgcATGTCTGGTGTACAAcatggacagaagagggcatccagatctcctggaactgtagttacaggtggttgtgagccaccatgtgggttcctggaACAGAATCCAGGTTTTCTTAGATCTGACTGTGTAGCctcggctggcctggaacatttGATGTAAATgggactggcctcaaattcaaagatctGGTTGCCTCTGCTCCAGAGTACTAGGAGCAAAGGAATGTAGCACCACATTCAAGTCACtataaatatttttgcttttatacttgttatttttaaactttttttgcTACTGAAGTGTCTTGTGAGTTGTGACTAGTACTAATTTCTAACAGGGTTAATATGTGTGTCCCTAGACCATCACAGCAGGCACACGGTCCACATGGCTCACGCACCCTGGAAGCAGGCATCTGGCGTAGTCTACCAGTCACAGAGTCTCTCCACCCTTCTCCCAGAGGGAAGGAAAGTTTGATAGTGTCCcagggtctgtgtgtgtcttgtatTTCCTCGCTGCAGGGTTCCAAGCCTATGAAGTCCAAATGGTCCTGAGGCAGGCCCTCCCCAATATCTGGACAGTGCTGAAAGATGAAGGGGTGAGTCCTCACCTAGCTGTGCCTTCTTAGTGGCCGCCTGTCACCTCTCTGTCAGCCAGATCTGGCCTATGAAAggcttctgtgtgtgtctgtgtgtgtctgtgtgtgtctgtgtgtgtgtgtgtgtgtgtgtgtgtgtgtgtgtgtgtgtgtatgtgtgtgtgtcccatgttAAAGAGACACTTGCTTTCGAACTGCATCCCTGGGCGCTCACATGGCCATGCCTCTCTTCTTCACTACAGGTGATTGTGAAGAAGGTCAGTCAGCCTCATCGCTGGTACCTTGAGAATGCCTCTTGCGATCAAATCAGGTGTTGGAGGGAGGAGATTGTGCTCTCTGCAAGgggcttttctgtctttttcaagATGTTGGTGAGAGCCCAGAAGGTAGAaaacatctcttttctttttgtttttttcccgtCATCTTTTGTATTAGTGGTGGTGGATTGTGAAGGCTTCTTTGTCAACAAAATTATCTTTGTTCACTTAACCTTCAGAAGGCAAAGAAGAGAttaaagatgtctttttttttttttttaaataagtgattcttgggggagggggacatggTTTCAGTGCATTTGACGGCCTCTTctggcaccagacatgcataATGCATAATGCATAGACATAGTGCAGCCCAAACAcccattataaaagaaaatgacttaCTAGTAAAATTTTCTTGTGACTGTCTTTGTTTTTGCTAACCAGCTTCCTGGACCCAGCCTTGTTTTCCCATGGTGGGTTTGAGGAAAGACTATGACTGTGAGATGCTCCTATGCCTTTGTCCCTTGTAGCAGCACAATAGTTTTAACTACCTAAAATTGCTTAGAGAAATTGTGTCTGTCTTCCAGTACCCTGCCTCAAGTCTCTAGTGTTCActcatctccccctccctccttccatctccctccccttccctctctctcccctgccatcttcctccccttcctttttcctctcccccttcccctccccctctccctttctctcttccctccctcccttcccccatccttccctctctcccctttacccttcctccccttctcttcctccctctctcttcacttccccctcccctttcctcctcctcttcccccctgcCTGTTCCCTTCTTGCCTTCCATCTCAACAGTCCCATTACCTTGAGTAAGAGTTGAGACAGCCATGCTGGATTATCAGGTGGTCTAGAGTTATGACCTTTATTGAAAGAAGCAAGCGTCAGCCTGATGTTTAGCCTTTCCTTTATCTTACCTGTTGCTTTACTCCAAATAGCCTCTGATAGGACACAATATGATGATGGACCTACTGCATCTCCATGAAAAGTTCTACAAACCTCTTCCAGGTAGGGGTGAAGCTGTGCTCTCATAACCTCAGGTCTGTACCTGTATCATAGTCTGGGTAGAGACCAAGAGACTTCCTCAAGCAGGGTTATATGTACCCTTTTCCTGTTTGGAAAGCCTTGTGGCCTTTACCATAGAAAGTGATAGTAGTAGCATGGCTGGGGCTTTGAAATCATAGATGAGGATTAGGGACATTTCTGGTTCTTGTCTGTACTCTCTGCTTGCTTTACTAGTCAGGCTGGTGGCAAGCTGGGCTAGAGGGTGGGGTGGGTCTGCTATTTCCTTGAACCCACAAATTGATGGGTCCCCCATCTGGACCTTCCTCCTCAGAAAGCTATGATGAGTTTAAGCAGAATATCCACAACCTGTTTCCTGTCATCATTGACACCAAGAATGTGACAAAAGACATCTGGAAGGTAATGCTTTGGGGTAGGGGATGTTGTGTCTATACAGATGACACCTTTCTGTGGATTTTAACATATTCTAGTCCCCAGTTGTGCTATATTTGTACATAGATTGTGTACTTTTTCATTGGACTTTTAAAGATAGGTcaaccctggctgaccttgaattcatgacagttctgtctcagccttccacatactgggatcaaaggtgtgtgccatcatgtgtGGCCTGGACAGCTTATTTTAGAGCTCAGTGTGTATTTTATGAACCCGTGGATGCCTAGAGAGTATCACAGTAAAGGATGAGGGAGCCCTCAGTCTGGAGGAAGCATAGGAGTCACAGGTTCTCTGGCAGAGTTAGAGTTACCAGGGGTTGCAAACTGATCCCAGCCCCTGTACACTCCATGTGGTCTAGAGTGGAGCCAGGTGACCCTTGGAAAGCTTCCTGAATGACTGTCCTGTAGCCCAGGTAACACTAcatgggggaaagggaggcaCGGGATTACTTTCGATGCTTTCAGAAATTAAACAGAATAACAAATAGGGGACACCATTAGTGTTCTACAGCCTTGGGATAAGTGACTGGGGAGGAGGGCAGCAGAACTCAGAAGGGGGGCTTCAGTGTAGTCTTGCCCAGAGTTTGATCTTTGATCTTGGGATTTTAGTAACTTGTCACCCCAAGACCTTCTGATTCCAGAATGCCAGATATTCTGCACTTGTGGCCCAGTCCATGTCTCAGGTCCCTGAGCACTCATATTTCATGAGAGTATGAGTTCTTCGAGTGACACTTCTAGCCAGGGTTAGCAGAACATCTATCTCCTGGTCTCCTGAGGCTGGAATGAAGGAATAAGGGCAGCTAGGTctctgggggaggaagggaaaggaggtgTTGAGGCCAGGATTGACTAGGCCCATGTCAGGACCCTTTCTTTGTGAGGTCTGCAGCAGATGTTGACCCCAAGCTCAGTGTTTGTTCTCTGCCCTTGCAGGAAATGCGTTTCCCACGAGTCTCCAACCTCTCAGAAGTGTATGATGTGCTAAGCAGGTGAGGATGGTGCTTCTGGAGCAAGGCCTgtggcctcagcttcccaagacCTTTCTCTGGTTTTAACTTACCCCAAGCCCCTGTTTTGATGTGTTTGCCTGgatctttgccttttaaaaagcaTGTGCTGAGTGGATATCTCTAATTTAAGAAACTTGGGGACAAGAGGAGGAGTTATTTTTAGTGAGTTGATTTtacaccccccctttttttctcctaATAGTGACTTGAATCCCACTAACAGTACTGGACCAGAGATTATTCATGCAAGCGAGTGTGAAAAATATGGTATGTCCTGAGCCCCTGCCCCTTGCACCGTTGGCCAAGTGCCCTGGtgtagaagtttctgtcccatctggtcccacagccatttagtcccaaataaacatacagaagcttatattaattataaactgtttggcctgtggctcaggcttcttactggctagctctcttaattaactcatttctatataTGTATCTGCACACGGTCTTGGCTATCTCTcctttgttacgataaatctttctgccaaaagctgccaagccccaccgccacatgtgtgctttacgccagctgcctgcccgagttagggcccaaattaatacacagaaacttgtattaggttcatatgctgcttggccaatgactaggattctcatctgttaactcagtgttaattatcataaatctatatttttataagacatcttatagaggatgcctttcgctggcaccctgtcttgccagtggctcacatggcgcc
This DNA window, taken from Cricetulus griseus strain 17A/GY chromosome 2, alternate assembly CriGri-PICRH-1.0, whole genome shotgun sequence, encodes the following:
- the Pnldc1 gene encoding poly(A)-specific ribonuclease PNLDC1; this translates as MDVGADEFAETLSFLHDIIDEADFVGLDIEFTGLRSNSSRPQQISLFDLPSEWYMKTRQSVQQFTICQIGLSVFSSIEGESNKYVAHSCNFFLFPTTFGILDSEFSFQASSVQFLNQYGFDYNKFLKNGIPYMNEEQEKKIRESILRGNWRVRSSLDKDQIKVVIDKVTRWLDLAEEGDRMTLPGIAGFQAYEVQMVLRQALPNIWTVLKDEGVIVKKVSQPHRWYLENASCDQIRCWREEIVLSARGFSVFFKMLVRAQKPLIGHNMMMDLLHLHEKFYKPLPESYDEFKQNIHNLFPVIIDTKNVTKDIWKEMRFPRVSNLSEVYDVLSSDLNPTNSTGPEIIHASECEKYAETKCPHEAGYDAFLCGSVLLKVAHLLLERVHDAGSVDELTFSQYLDVLEPYVNQVNLIRAGVPKINLSGPDYPSIRPPVLILTVKRWPGVTEHQVYREFQNLCKFDVRRFTQNQFLLLTNKFKDARSVLKEYRSHPTLQVALYRYWKHSPNITCLLKVCSIITTWAIVAFVLGRSSPRVR